The following are encoded in a window of Halosimplex halophilum genomic DNA:
- a CDS encoding MFS transporter, translated as MADTLREALRDRLGFWPALQWIAVGAVLWHLLDPSPAQFVTTAVSMAVFGLSELVTDVYDVRQSVRNAGFGVYALVGGAAMLLLGDSGLVALPVAFLLVGAWFVADAVQTVRHEGATEDEPTGREVYHDYVGRRVHEVLDDGPRTRRELSEALDADDEAVDAALAKLRSRGAVAREGSAFRIDDADDGGVAARIAGLARRIARPLTLELDSDGSDDEGSVDSERGPVDRVEAARGRDDRADRDRGADDPGASDPGTPASERDRERESAD; from the coding sequence ATGGCGGACACCCTCCGTGAAGCTCTCCGCGACCGGCTGGGCTTCTGGCCCGCGCTCCAGTGGATCGCCGTCGGCGCCGTCCTCTGGCACCTGCTCGACCCGTCCCCCGCGCAGTTCGTGACCACGGCCGTCTCGATGGCGGTCTTCGGCCTCTCCGAACTTGTGACCGACGTGTACGACGTGCGCCAGTCGGTCAGGAACGCGGGGTTCGGCGTCTACGCGCTGGTCGGCGGCGCCGCCATGCTCCTGCTGGGCGATTCGGGGCTCGTCGCGCTCCCGGTCGCCTTCCTGCTGGTCGGCGCGTGGTTCGTCGCCGACGCCGTCCAGACGGTCCGCCACGAGGGCGCGACCGAGGACGAGCCCACCGGCCGCGAGGTGTACCACGACTACGTCGGCCGGCGGGTCCACGAAGTTCTGGACGACGGCCCGCGGACGCGACGGGAACTGTCGGAGGCGCTCGACGCCGACGACGAGGCCGTCGACGCCGCGCTCGCGAAGCTCCGGTCGCGCGGCGCCGTCGCCCGCGAAGGGAGCGCGTTCCGCATCGACGACGCCGACGACGGGGGAGTCGCGGCCCGCATCGCCGGCCTCGCGCGGCGGATCGCCCGGCCGCTCACGCTCGAACTCGACAGCGACGGGAGCGACGACGAGGGCAGTGTCGACTCGGAACGGGGGCCGGTCGACCGGGTGGAAGCCGCCCGCGGCCGCGACGACCGGGCCGACCGCGACCGGGGAGCGGACGATCCGGGAGCGAGCGACCCGGGCACACCCGCCAGCGAGCGGGACCGCGAGCGTGAGTCCGCGGACTGA
- the cofH gene encoding 7,8-didemethyl-8-hydroxy-5-deazariboflavin synthase subunit CofH gives MTDAAETRPNVPRGEFGFDRVPETDGSFENALAKARAGERLTVADGVELLTTGTRSSGIDRERKELVLEAADRRRAEVVGEEVTFVANLNNNVTTACNTGCLFCNFKDRSEQFRSANDADHGGFTKRPAESREIVREAVERGIYEVTSVSGLHPAFALDDEHRAILESSDRGDLNYRPPAEYDVDPGTYCEQIRAMSVDGVHVHSMTPEEAYHGRRGTDWSYEEVYGRLKEAGLDSVPGTAAEILVDEVRDVICPGKIGTDEWLEAMEAAANVGLDVTSTIMYGHVENEMHRVLHLKRIRELQERTGAITEFVPLSFVHQETPLYEEGMVEAGATTDEDELLIAVSRLFLDNIDHIQSSWVKYGDEQGLKMLSCGADDFMGTILSEEITKRAGGSFGELRSFDEYVEMIDAIGRVPVERSTDYRQRRRIDPDDAPHGPELGPKADGTPLVDPEWTDDAAGDPTSADD, from the coding sequence ATGACAGACGCCGCCGAGACGCGCCCGAACGTGCCCCGCGGGGAATTCGGGTTCGACCGCGTCCCCGAGACCGACGGGTCGTTCGAGAACGCGCTGGCCAAGGCCCGGGCCGGCGAGCGACTGACGGTCGCCGACGGCGTCGAGCTGCTGACGACCGGAACCCGGAGTAGTGGAATCGACCGCGAGCGGAAGGAACTCGTCCTCGAAGCCGCGGATCGGCGCCGCGCCGAGGTGGTCGGCGAGGAGGTCACCTTCGTCGCCAACCTCAACAACAACGTCACCACCGCCTGCAACACCGGCTGCCTGTTCTGCAACTTCAAGGACCGCTCCGAGCAGTTCCGGTCGGCCAACGACGCGGACCACGGAGGGTTCACGAAACGGCCCGCGGAATCGCGGGAGATCGTCCGCGAGGCCGTCGAACGCGGCATCTACGAGGTCACGTCCGTCTCCGGGCTCCACCCCGCGTTCGCGCTCGACGACGAACACCGGGCGATCCTCGAATCCAGCGACCGCGGCGACCTGAACTACCGGCCGCCCGCGGAGTACGACGTGGACCCGGGTACCTACTGCGAGCAGATCCGGGCGATGAGCGTCGACGGCGTCCACGTCCACTCGATGACCCCCGAGGAAGCCTATCACGGCCGGCGGGGCACCGACTGGTCCTACGAGGAGGTCTACGGCCGCCTGAAGGAGGCCGGGCTGGACTCGGTGCCCGGCACGGCCGCGGAGATCCTCGTCGACGAGGTCCGCGACGTGATCTGCCCCGGGAAGATCGGCACGGACGAGTGGCTCGAAGCGATGGAGGCGGCGGCGAACGTCGGCCTCGACGTGACCTCGACCATCATGTACGGCCACGTCGAGAACGAGATGCACAGGGTTCTCCACCTGAAGCGGATCCGCGAACTGCAGGAGCGGACCGGCGCGATCACGGAGTTCGTCCCCCTATCCTTCGTCCACCAGGAGACACCGCTGTACGAGGAGGGGATGGTCGAAGCGGGCGCGACCACCGACGAGGACGAGCTGCTGATCGCGGTCTCCCGGCTGTTCCTCGACAATATCGACCACATCCAGTCATCGTGGGTGAAGTACGGCGACGAGCAGGGGCTGAAGATGCTCTCCTGCGGCGCGGACGACTTCATGGGGACGATCCTCAGCGAGGAGATCACCAAGCGCGCGGGCGGGTCGTTCGGCGAGCTCCGCTCGTTCGACGAGTACGTCGAGATGATCGACGCGATCGGTCGCGTTCCCGTGGAGCGGTCGACCGATTACCGCCAGCGCCGCCGCATCGACCCCGACGACGCCCCTCACGGCCCCGAACTCGGCCCGAAGGCCGACGGGACGCCGCTGGTCGACCCCGAGTGGACCGACGACGCCGCGGGCGACCCGACCAGCGCCGACGACTGA